The genomic region GAGCCGAAGCCTGAAGTTACCGTATTCGGAACTAGAACAGTCATACACAACTTCAACGAATTAGCGAGGAGATTGAATAGGTCACCTCAACATGTTCTCAAATTTCTATCCAAGGAGATGGCGACAGCAGGTACATATGATGGCCAGAGAGTATATTTTCAAGGAAAATTTCATGAGGCAACAATAGGCCAACTCATACACATATACGTAACAAGATATGTTATCTGCCCGATATGTAAGAGACCCGACACAAAGATTGAGAAAGCTGGAAGATTCATAACCTTAACATGTGAAGCCTGCGGTGCAAAATCTCCTGTAAAGCCTGTTTAGAGATGTCTACATTGGAAAAAGTCTATGTGAAAGTATACGTGAAGGATAGACAGAAACTGGTTGCTGTCTGTGACAGCAACCTCATAGGAAAGACTTTTAGAGAGGGTAAATTGAAGCTTGAGGTTACGAGCAAATTCTATGAGGGGGAGCTTGTAACAGCGTCTGAGGCACTAAAACAATTGCTCGACGCAGATATGGGTAACTTGGTGGGTAGGAACGCTGTTAAGATGGCTGTCGATAGTAAACTTGTGAACCCAGACGCCATCATATACATTGCTGGAATTCCGCATGTGCAACTCCTCAAGCTTTAAAGAAAAAGGACCTCTACTACAAATAGATGAACCGATAAAACATATTTTGTAATATCTCAATATCAAAGCAGTTCATAAGCCAAACCTTTATCTACAATGGTGGTAGCATAGTCAGATCAAAAACTATTAGACTCGAAGATACGGAGCTGCAGAGGATAGATTGGGGAAGAAGAAAGTCATCAGCGAAGAAGAGTTGAAGGAGATGGTTTTGCCTGGGCCAAGGCAGGTAGTCGGCTTCGTATCGCAACTTCTAGGCTACGATAGGGTCAGGGTCAAATGCGCCGACGGATATGAGAGGTTATGCAGAATCAGAGGGAAGATGAAGAGGAAGGTCTGGGTCAGAGTCGGCGACGCCGTCCTAGTGGATCCATGGGACTTCCAATACAATGAGAGGGGAGACATTATCTGGCGTTACACGCAGAGCCAAGTCGACACCCTCAGGGAGAAGGGCTACCTCCCTACGAAATAGGGAGAGGAATTGAGTAAATTTTTAGAGGACAAGATAAGGGAGAGGCTCAAGCTTAGAGAGAAGAGGTATGATTTTGAGAGAAGGATGCGGAGAAAAAGAAGCGAAGAGATGGAAGTATTAGAGGAAGTATTCGATAAGCCAACCCTGATGGCTCTCTACAATCTACTCAATAAAGGATATCTAAAGGAAGTCTACGGAGCAGTCAAAGCTGGAAAGGAGTCGAAGATCTACTGGGGTAAGAGTCTGAAGGGAGAGGACTTAGCGATCAAGATATACCTCACAGTCTCATCGGAATTTCGTAGGGGGATATTACAATATATCGATGGTGACCCAAGGTTCAAGAGTATCGACAGAAGCACAAGAGCCCTCATATACCGTTGGGCCCTTAAGGAGTTTGAGAATCTAAAGTTGGCTTTGGACGCAGGTGTCAGAGTTCCAAGAGGGGTTGCAGTGGAGAAGAACATATTGATAATGGAGTTCATAGGGGAGGATGGTACCCCCGCCCCCCTACTCAAAGAGGTGACCTTGCCAGATCCGGGGAAAACCTTCGACCTTATAATTGAAGGCGTCGAGAAACTATACCATATTGCAGGACTCGTACATGGGGACTTGAGTGAGTATAACATCATGATATGGGAGGATGCACCTGTCTTCTTCGACGTCTCTCAAGCAGTCAAACTAGATCACCCTATGGCGAGAACCTTCCTCAGACGAGACCTATATAATATTCATAGGTTCTTCTCAAAGATGGGTCTAGATATTCCATCTGCAGAGGAATTATATGGACGAGTGGCTGGTGAGGATGCAGAATAGATTCAGCCTATTGGTTCCAAGAGAGAGAATAGGTGTGATAATAGGGGAGGATGGGAAAGTAAAAGATAGGATTGAAAGGATCTTCAAGGTGAACCTGAATATAGACAGCGAGAGTGGAACAATAGAGATAACTCAAACACAGGACGGTGATCTCACAAATATCTTGAAGGCCCGTGACGCAGTTACAGCCATCGCAAGAGGATTCTCACCTGAAGACGCCCTCAAACTCAAGAACGACGACATCATATTGGACATAATAGATCTTAGAGAGATCTTTGGAAAGAGCGACAACGACATAACAAGGGTGAAGGGAAGGATCATCGGTCGAAACGGGAAGATGAGAAGGGCGCTTGAGGAACTCACAGGAACAGACATATCAATATATGGCCACACCGTAGCGATCACTGGAGACTATGAAGCCGTATCTACAGCTAGGGAAGCCATATCTATGTTGATTGAAGGAAAGCAACATTCAACAGTATATAAGTTTCTGAGAAGGCGCAGACATGAGGAGAAGAAAAAGAGAATGACTGAGCTTTGGATCCATCCGTAATAGTTTACAAGCAACGACACACATCTGACCTGAATATGTGAATGCAATGAGTAGGTGAAGATTTTTGGCTGAAGAGTTCAAGGAGATAACGCCGTCAGACTTCTTCTATAGGAACAGGGATATCGCAGGTTTCACAAATCCTTCGAGGGCATTATACTCAACCATTAGAGAGTTGGTTGAGAATTCTCTGGATGCATGTGAGATCCATGGCATCCTCCCAGACATCTACATAAGGGTCTCCCCTCAGGCTGAGACTACAGCGGATCCCGCTGTTTACAAGATAAGAATTCAAGATAACGGTTCAGGCCTTCCAGCCGAGGTTATACCATCGGCTTTCGGCCAAGTCCTCTTCGGCTCGAAATATAGACTCAGGCAGAGCGTAGACTACAATGAGAGGATAGTGATAAGAAATGGGCGGAATATCGAATCTGTTGAGATAGGAAGGTTCGTCGAACAATTCCTCAAACCCAATGAGGACATTAAGAATATTCATGAGAGAGGCTACGAGACCTTAGCTTTCAACCTTGAGGACTTCAGGTTCTCATGGAGCAGAATATCACATGTCTCCAGACACATAGTCGATGAGCCACTATATGAGGTTAGGCTTGAGGGTGGAAGAAAGATCAGAGTAACCGGCGGCCACAGCATATTCATTATGAAAGACGGCAGGATCGCCTTGAAAGATGTCGAACAGATGAAGGTTGGTGAGTATGTTGCAGTTCCAAGAACTTTACCTTTCGACACATATAAAATTGAGGGCGAAAAATTGGAGACACCGTTCAGAACTCATGCAAAGCGGGATGATTCAAAATACTATGAGAATCTTTTTGGCAACCCATCCCGAAACATCTACAAATGCCTGAGCCATCATAGAGTACAAGACGAGCCCAAGAATTCACGTATCTCACTCACGAAAGAATTCATGAGGTCCCTAGGATACGTTGTAGGCAGAGGTGAAGACCTCCAGAAGGGCCCAAAAATTAGAATAGATGAGTCTCAAATTGAACGATCAAACCAACTAGCCGTCACATTCAAAGGTACTCCAAATATTGAAGAGCAAGTTGAAATCTTCTCTTCCCTTGATTCTGGACTCGTTTTGAACAATCCAAGGTCAACTGCCACCACGATCAGTATTGAAATAGAAGGAGTGAGTAGTGGGGAGATCCCTAAAATTGCATTCAACGTTCCCACCGAGCTCAGGAGAGCGTTCATAGAGGGCCTATACAACGGCGGAGGATACGTAGCTGATGGGGAGCATGTATCTTTTCCAACCCGAAGGCGAAAACTAGCCTATGATTTGATGTATCTGCTGATGTCTATAGGAGTCTTCCCAACAGTCGAAGAATTGGAGCTGGATAAGAATAGTACGATGTATGTAATTAAAATGTTAGGCCGGAATCTTGATGAGGCTTTGAAGGTTGGATCTAAAGAATCTAATGAGACCTTCAAAACTTCAGAGGATTATCCGGATTTCGTGTTTTGCAGGATAATCGAATTGAGAAGGGTTAGGGCGACTTCACCATACGCTTACGATCTATCTATACCAGGAAGAGAGAATTTCATATGCGGGTTAGGAGGCGTCTGTTGCCATAACACCCGAGGAACATTCGGCCTCGGCGGAAAGATGGCTGTCCTCTACGGGCAGATAACCACCCACGGCCAGACGAGAATCATCTCAAGCGTAGGAACATCCAAGATTCATGAGTATATCTTGATGATGGACATCCAGAGGAACAAGCCTATAGTTACAAAACATAGGGTCCACATCAACAAGTCAAGATGGCATGGAACAATTGTTGAGTTCACTACTGAAGCCGATTACTCAAGAGCCATGCCCAAGATCCTTGAATATTTGAAGGAGACCGCCATAGTCGTCCCATATGCAAACCTGACTTTTGTGGATCCCAGGGGTAGACTATATAGGTTCGACAGGGCAACAAGCATCATGCCCAAAACTACGAGTGAGACTACACCCCATCCCCATGGAATAGACATAGAGACCCTGAAGAGGATGATTGAGGCTACAGACTCCAAGACTATGAAGGAGTTTATGAAGAAGCATTTCCAGAGGGTCGGTGAGAAGATAGCTAGGAGATTCCTAGAGTTTGCAGACGTAGGAGTCAAGAAGAATCCTAAGAGGCTCACCCAGGACGAGATCGTTAGGCTCGTGAACGCCCTTAAGAATTACGATGGATTCCTCCCTCCAGACGCCAGTTGCCTGTCACCTTTAGGGAAGGACCTTCTGAAGACAGGGATAAAGAAGGAGCTAAACCCTGAATTTGTTGCGGTCCACCAGAGGAAGCCGGCGGCCTATTCGGGATTTCCATTCATAGTCGAGGTTGGGGTAGCCTATGGCGGAGGCATACCCAAGACAGAAGGCATCTTACTATACAGATTCGCGAATAGGATACCGCTCCTATTCGATGAGGCCAGCGACATATCATATAAGGTTGTGAACGAGTTGATGAACTGGAGACACTACAAAGTCACACCAGAGACACCTATCGCTGTCTTCATCCACATATGCAGCCTCAAGATACCCTACAAGACCGTTGGGAAAGAGTTCATAGCGGATAGGCCTGAGGTTGAACATGAGATTCTGAACGCTCTGAGGGAGGTCGCAAGGCAACTTGCCCTATTTTTATCTAGGAAACACCATATGGAGAGAGAGAGGAGGAGGCTCGACGTATTCTCAAAATATCTGCCAAAGATCGCATCCTTCTCAGCCAAACTTGCGAATAGAGAGAAGATTCCAGACGTCAAGAAACTTTTAGGGAGCATTGCAAAGTATGTCGAAGAATGAGTCTTCAAGGGGAGCTGTCAGAGAGAGGAAGGAGAAGGTTCTTACATCCCTCCAAAACCTAGGTGAGAGGATCTACCGCCAAATAATTGCTGGAGAGTTTCCATGGATAAAGATGCCTAGCAGATCAATAAACAACATACTCTACGATCCGAAACTCAGACAATACATATTGGGTAACAGGAGTGTGAGAAGAAGCTCAAGGAACATCAGACATATCAGACCCTTAACCCAGCTAATTTGGACAGCTATGTTCGTCAACGACCTGACCAGACAGAGCAAGACCAGCACCCTCAGAGACGTCTTCTACTCAGCCCAAGCCTATGAGATGTCCTTCACAGACCAGCAGGAGAGCGACAACCTCATAACAGACCTTGAGACTGTTATAGGATATTCAAGAGAAGACTTCAACGTCTTCCCTGAAGAGAGAAGCGCAATATTCGGAGACCTGACCATAGAGTATACGATCCCAGGATATGAGGGAAGGAGACTCAACCTCACTTCACACCCAGATGGCATGATGATAGGGCCTGCGCTGACAGGGGCCGAGTTTATAGACTGCAAAGCGGATAAAGTTATAGCAATAGAGAAGGGCGGCCTCTTCACAAGATTCATAGAGGAGCAGGTGCACATCAAACATAAGGCCCTTCTAGTCCATACAGCGGGCCAAGCACCGAGGGCTACGAGAAGCTTCCTAAGAAGATTGAACCAGGAACTTGGCCTGCCTGTATACATATTCACAGACGGAGACCCTTGGGGCATGCATATTGCAATGGTTATAATATCGGGTTCAGCGAACGCCGCGCACCTCCGAGACTTGAACACACCGGATGCGAAGTGGTTCGGCGTATGGGCCTCAGACATAGTTGAGTATAAGCTCCCAAGCGACAAATTGACGGAGCTAGACATCAAGAGGCTACA from Candidatus Bathyarchaeota archaeon harbors:
- a CDS encoding translation initiation factor IF-2 subunit beta; translated protein: MEEEYIKSLDRALSMIPKRTTGGERFEEPKPEVTVFGTRTVIHNFNELARRLNRSPQHVLKFLSKEMATAGTYDGQRVYFQGKFHEATIGQLIHIYVTRYVICPICKRPDTKIEKAGRFITLTCEACGAKSPVKPV
- a CDS encoding DUF424 family protein, with the translated sequence MSTLEKVYVKVYVKDRQKLVAVCDSNLIGKTFREGKLKLEVTSKFYEGELVTASEALKQLLDADMGNLVGRNAVKMAVDSKLVNPDAIIYIAGIPHVQLLKL
- the eif1A gene encoding translation initiation factor eIF-1A, giving the protein MGKKKVISEEELKEMVLPGPRQVVGFVSQLLGYDRVRVKCADGYERLCRIRGKMKRKVWVRVGDAVLVDPWDFQYNERGDIIWRYTQSQVDTLREKGYLPTK
- a CDS encoding serine protein kinase RIO, whose translation is MRRKRSEEMEVLEEVFDKPTLMALYNLLNKGYLKEVYGAVKAGKESKIYWGKSLKGEDLAIKIYLTVSSEFRRGILQYIDGDPRFKSIDRSTRALIYRWALKEFENLKLALDAGVRVPRGVAVEKNILIMEFIGEDGTPAPLLKEVTLPDPGKTFDLIIEGVEKLYHIAGLVHGDLSEYNIMIWEDAPVFFDVSQAVKLDHPMARTFLRRDLYNIHRFFSKMGLDIPSAEELYGRVAGEDAE
- a CDS encoding RNA-processing protein (similar to yeast Dim2p protein that is essential for 40S ribosomal subunit; structural studies show binding to 3' end of 16S rRNA in complex with archaeal IF2 alpha); the encoded protein is MDEWLVRMQNRFSLLVPRERIGVIIGEDGKVKDRIERIFKVNLNIDSESGTIEITQTQDGDLTNILKARDAVTAIARGFSPEDALKLKNDDIILDIIDLREIFGKSDNDITRVKGRIIGRNGKMRRALEELTGTDISIYGHTVAITGDYEAVSTAREAISMLIEGKQHSTVYKFLRRRRHEEKKKRMTELWIHP
- a CDS encoding DNA topoisomerase VI subunit B, with protein sequence MAEEFKEITPSDFFYRNRDIAGFTNPSRALYSTIRELVENSLDACEIHGILPDIYIRVSPQAETTADPAVYKIRIQDNGSGLPAEVIPSAFGQVLFGSKYRLRQSVDYNERIVIRNGRNIESVEIGRFVEQFLKPNEDIKNIHERGYETLAFNLEDFRFSWSRISHVSRHIVDEPLYEVRLEGGRKIRVTGGHSIFIMKDGRIALKDVEQMKVGEYVAVPRTLPFDTYKIEGEKLETPFRTHAKRDDSKYYENLFGNPSRNIYKCLSHHRVQDEPKNSRISLTKEFMRSLGYVVGRGEDLQKGPKIRIDESQIERSNQLAVTFKGTPNIEEQVEIFSSLDSGLVLNNPRSTATTISIEIEGVSSGEIPKIAFNVPTELRRAFIEGLYNGGGYVADGEHVSFPTRRRKLAYDLMYLLMSIGVFPTVEELELDKNSTMYVIKMLGRNLDEALKVGSKESNETFKTSEDYPDFVFCRIIELRRVRATSPYAYDLSIPGRENFICGLGGVCCHNTRGTFGLGGKMAVLYGQITTHGQTRIISSVGTSKIHEYILMMDIQRNKPIVTKHRVHINKSRWHGTIVEFTTEADYSRAMPKILEYLKETAIVVPYANLTFVDPRGRLYRFDRATSIMPKTTSETTPHPHGIDIETLKRMIEATDSKTMKEFMKKHFQRVGEKIARRFLEFADVGVKKNPKRLTQDEIVRLVNALKNYDGFLPPDASCLSPLGKDLLKTGIKKELNPEFVAVHQRKPAAYSGFPFIVEVGVAYGGGIPKTEGILLYRFANRIPLLFDEASDISYKVVNELMNWRHYKVTPETPIAVFIHICSLKIPYKTVGKEFIADRPEVEHEILNALREVARQLALFLSRKHHMERERRRLDVFSKYLPKIASFSAKLANREKIPDVKKLLGSIAKYVEE
- a CDS encoding DNA topoisomerase IV subunit A produces the protein MSKNESSRGAVRERKEKVLTSLQNLGERIYRQIIAGEFPWIKMPSRSINNILYDPKLRQYILGNRSVRRSSRNIRHIRPLTQLIWTAMFVNDLTRQSKTSTLRDVFYSAQAYEMSFTDQQESDNLITDLETVIGYSREDFNVFPEERSAIFGDLTIEYTIPGYEGRRLNLTSHPDGMMIGPALTGAEFIDCKADKVIAIEKGGLFTRFIEEQVHIKHKALLVHTAGQAPRATRSFLRRLNQELGLPVYIFTDGDPWGMHIAMVIISGSANAAHLRDLNTPDAKWFGVWASDIVEYKLPSDKLTELDIKRLHELRKDPRYEGKIWSREIETFMRIKKKAEQEAFSRYGLTYIVDEYLPAKLEMADSY